In Asanoa sp. WMMD1127, one genomic interval encodes:
- a CDS encoding glycerophosphodiester phosphodiesterase: MRRRTALSLTVAGAGAGAIAAPGLLPAAASADSRRGDREPLVIGHRGASGYRPEHTLESYRLAVRQGADFIEPDLVSTKDGHLVARHENEISGTTDVAAHTEFAGRRTTKTIDGNAVTGWFTEDFTLAELKTLRAKERLPLVRVTNTAFDGQLPIPTLQEVIDLAKAESRRTGRTIGVYPETKHPTYFQSIGLALEEPLVRVLRANGLTRKSSPVIIQSFETANLRKLARLTDVRLAQLLDAAGKPYDFVVAGDARTYQDLVTPTNLRWIASYADGIGANKNLLVPRDATGKLLAPTNVVRDAHRAGLDVHAWTFRVENQFLAVDHRIGTDPNARGDITAEFELFFSLGLDGVFTDQPDTAVAARAARPERSHH, from the coding sequence ATGCGACGACGTACTGCACTTTCTCTCACCGTGGCCGGCGCGGGCGCGGGCGCGATCGCGGCGCCGGGCCTGCTGCCGGCCGCGGCGTCCGCCGACAGCCGCCGCGGCGACCGCGAGCCGCTGGTGATCGGCCACCGCGGCGCCAGCGGATACCGCCCTGAGCACACGCTGGAGTCCTACCGCCTGGCCGTGCGCCAGGGCGCCGACTTCATCGAGCCGGACCTCGTGTCCACCAAGGACGGCCACCTGGTCGCCCGGCACGAGAACGAGATCTCCGGAACCACCGACGTGGCCGCGCACACCGAGTTCGCCGGCCGCCGGACCACCAAGACGATCGACGGCAACGCGGTCACCGGCTGGTTCACCGAGGACTTCACGCTCGCCGAGCTCAAGACGCTGCGGGCCAAGGAGCGGCTGCCGCTGGTGCGGGTCACCAACACCGCCTTCGACGGCCAGCTGCCGATCCCGACCCTGCAGGAGGTCATCGACCTCGCCAAGGCCGAGAGCAGGCGGACCGGCCGGACCATCGGCGTCTACCCGGAGACCAAGCACCCGACCTACTTCCAGTCGATCGGGCTCGCGCTCGAGGAGCCGCTGGTCCGCGTGCTGCGGGCGAACGGCCTCACCAGGAAGAGCTCGCCGGTCATCATCCAGTCGTTCGAGACGGCCAACCTGCGCAAGCTGGCCCGGCTGACGGACGTGCGGCTGGCCCAGCTGCTGGACGCGGCGGGCAAGCCCTACGACTTCGTCGTCGCCGGCGACGCGCGGACCTACCAGGACCTCGTGACGCCGACCAACCTGCGCTGGATCGCCTCGTACGCGGACGGCATCGGCGCCAACAAGAACCTGCTGGTGCCGCGGGACGCGACCGGCAAGCTGCTGGCGCCCACCAACGTGGTCCGCGACGCCCACCGCGCCGGCCTGGACGTGCACGCCTGGACGTTCCGGGTCGAGAACCAGTTCCTGGCCGTCGACCACCGGATCGGCACCGACCCCAACGCCCGGGGCGACATCACGGCCGAGTTCGAGCTGTTCTTCTCGCTCGGGCTCGACGGTGTGTTCACCGACCAGCCGGACACCGCGGTCGCCGCCCGCGCCGCCCGCCCGGAGCGGTCGCACCACTAG
- a CDS encoding fused MFS/spermidine synthase codes for MDQSTATAVEATERRPLPGGLAAFLVFLASGAVLVLETVALRLVGPYLGVTLQVTSSVIGVALAAIAYGAWTGGRIADKRDPRTLLPGALVLAGIATAVTLPVVRYAGEALRGSAVSGILLLTALAVFIPAFLLSAVTPLVVKLQLGDLRNTGQVVGKLSSVGTLGAVTATLVTGFVLVAALPTSVILIALAVALGVSGVAVGAYLRRTDRLALAGTGRAGAVLAVVGLAGAALSAAAPTPCDIETAYHCAAVEQDAARDGGRTLFLNSARHSFVDLDDPTYLEFAYTRWLGAVAGAVAPGTQRIDAVHLGGGGFTMPRYVTATRPGSSNEVYELDGALVELDEQELGVRQGPDLTTKVGDARMLLAQRATASADLVIGDAFGHLVVPWHLATREMAADIRRVVRPTGIYAQNVIDYPPLRFIKAEVATVQAEFPHVALIAPERSLANEQGSNFVIVASPAPLPMEQLAMRLTEDDDGGATRVITGDELAAFVGDAEPLTDEYAPVDQLLANG; via the coding sequence ATGGACCAGAGCACCGCGACGGCGGTCGAAGCCACGGAACGGCGTCCACTCCCCGGCGGTCTCGCCGCGTTCCTCGTGTTCCTCGCGAGCGGCGCCGTCCTGGTGCTCGAGACGGTCGCGTTGCGCCTGGTCGGGCCCTACCTGGGCGTGACGCTCCAGGTGACCAGCTCGGTGATCGGCGTCGCGCTGGCGGCGATCGCCTACGGGGCCTGGACCGGCGGCCGCATCGCCGACAAGCGCGACCCGCGCACGCTGCTGCCGGGCGCGCTGGTGCTGGCCGGCATCGCCACCGCGGTGACGCTGCCGGTGGTCCGCTACGCGGGCGAGGCGCTGCGGGGCAGCGCGGTCAGCGGGATCCTGCTGCTCACCGCGCTGGCCGTGTTCATCCCGGCCTTCCTGCTCTCCGCCGTCACCCCGCTGGTGGTCAAGCTGCAGCTCGGCGACCTGCGCAACACCGGCCAGGTCGTCGGCAAGCTGTCCAGCGTCGGCACGCTCGGGGCGGTCACCGCGACGCTGGTCACCGGGTTCGTCCTGGTCGCCGCGCTGCCCACCTCGGTCATCCTGATCGCGCTGGCGGTCGCGCTGGGCGTGTCGGGCGTGGCCGTCGGCGCTTACCTGCGGCGCACCGACCGGCTCGCCCTGGCCGGCACCGGCCGGGCGGGCGCGGTGCTCGCGGTCGTCGGCCTGGCCGGCGCGGCGCTGTCCGCGGCCGCGCCGACGCCGTGCGACATCGAGACGGCCTACCACTGTGCCGCGGTCGAGCAGGACGCCGCCCGCGACGGTGGCCGCACCCTGTTCCTCAACTCGGCCCGGCACTCGTTCGTCGACCTCGACGACCCGACCTATCTCGAGTTCGCCTACACGCGCTGGCTCGGGGCGGTGGCCGGCGCGGTGGCGCCCGGGACGCAGCGGATCGACGCGGTGCACCTCGGCGGCGGCGGGTTCACCATGCCGCGCTACGTCACCGCCACCCGACCCGGCTCGAGCAACGAGGTCTACGAGCTCGACGGCGCGCTGGTCGAGCTCGACGAGCAGGAGCTCGGCGTACGCCAGGGTCCGGATCTGACCACCAAGGTGGGCGACGCGCGGATGCTGCTGGCCCAGCGCGCGACGGCCAGCGCCGACCTGGTGATCGGCGACGCGTTCGGCCACCTGGTGGTGCCCTGGCACCTCGCCACCCGGGAGATGGCCGCCGACATCCGCCGGGTGGTCCGGCCCACGGGCATCTACGCGCAGAACGTCATCGACTATCCGCCGCTGCGCTTCATCAAGGCCGAGGTGGCGACGGTCCAGGCCGAGTTCCCGCACGTCGCGCTCATCGCGCCCGAGCGGTCGCTGGCCAACGAGCAGGGCTCCAACTTCGTCATCGTGGCCTCGCCGGCGCCGCTGCCGATGGAACAGCTGGCGATGCGCCTGACCGAGGACGACGACGGCGGCGCGACCAGGGTCATCACCGGCGACGAGCTGGCCGCCTTCGTCGGCGACGCCGAACCGCTGACCGACGAGTACGCGCCGGTCGACCAACTGCTGGCCAACGGCTGA
- a CDS encoding ABC transporter ATP-binding protein: protein MSEPILRVADLSVRIAGLHILQGVSFAVAPTGVTALLGRNGVGKTTTLRALVGLTPRGGEVSGSARFGAVEALRTPTHRLVRAGLGYVPEDRCVFAGLTVAENLRLAERAGAAPAYDRVFDLFPELKKRARQRAGTLSGGQQQMLAIGRVLLADNTLLLVDEPTKGLAPRVVTEVAEALAAVAEQVPVLLVEQNLAVVRRLANDAVVLAAGRVAWTGPADRLLGEPELTKALLGVGSAGVHA, encoded by the coding sequence GTGAGCGAGCCGATCCTGCGGGTCGCCGATCTGAGCGTACGCATCGCGGGGCTGCACATCCTCCAGGGCGTCTCGTTCGCCGTGGCGCCCACCGGGGTCACCGCCCTCCTCGGCCGCAACGGCGTCGGCAAGACCACCACCCTGCGGGCGCTGGTCGGGCTCACCCCGCGCGGCGGCGAGGTGTCGGGCTCCGCGCGCTTCGGCGCCGTCGAGGCGCTGCGCACGCCGACCCACCGGTTGGTCCGGGCCGGCCTCGGCTACGTGCCCGAGGACCGGTGCGTGTTCGCCGGCCTCACGGTGGCCGAGAACCTGCGGCTGGCTGAGCGGGCCGGCGCCGCGCCGGCGTACGACCGCGTGTTCGACCTGTTTCCCGAACTGAAGAAGCGGGCCCGGCAGCGGGCCGGCACCCTCTCCGGCGGGCAGCAGCAGATGCTGGCGATCGGCCGGGTGCTGCTCGCCGACAACACGCTCCTGCTGGTCGACGAGCCGACCAAGGGCCTGGCGCCGAGGGTGGTGACGGAGGTGGCCGAGGCGCTGGCGGCGGTCGCCGAACAGGTGCCGGTGCTGCTCGTCGAGCAGAACCTGGCCGTGGTGCGGCGCCTGGCGAACGACGCGGTGGTCCTCGCCGCCGGTCGGGTCGCCTGGACCGGCCCGGCCGACCGGCTGCTCGGCGAGCCGGAGCTGACCAAGGCGCTGCTGGGCGTCGGAAGTGCTGGGGTGCACGCCTGA
- a CDS encoding substrate-binding domain-containing protein yields MTVKAMRRAFVTAATVIAVATAATACGSPQETASGGGDAGSAPVKVGIVHSQTGPLASYGKQYSDGFKAGLSFATNGTNKVGDRVIEVTEVDDAGDPAKAVSAVKDLIGKGTKIIAGSTASGVALQVAPLAAQNKVLFISGPAATDAVTGVNKYTFRSGRQSYQDVMTAKSFIGDAAGKKVVVFGQDSAFGKSNEAAVKAVIGGAGATVTSVLAPASATDFTPFASQLKAAKPDLLFVAWAGTTAPAMWQTLDQQGILASTTVVTGLDIRASWPTFGAAGSKISFLSHYFDGASDNAAAQAAKTAVGGTLDLFHPDGFTAAQMVVRAVQEGGDDVDKMVTALEGWSFDGVKGKVTVRAEDHALLQPMFQATLTGSGDQLTAKLEKTLTPEEVAPPAAAMKG; encoded by the coding sequence ATGACGGTAAAGGCGATGCGGCGGGCGTTCGTCACCGCCGCCACAGTGATAGCCGTGGCGACCGCCGCCACGGCCTGCGGCAGCCCGCAGGAGACGGCCTCCGGGGGCGGCGACGCGGGCAGCGCGCCGGTCAAGGTCGGCATCGTCCACTCCCAGACGGGTCCGCTGGCGTCCTACGGCAAGCAGTACAGCGACGGCTTCAAGGCCGGCCTGTCGTTCGCCACCAACGGGACCAACAAGGTCGGCGACCGGGTCATCGAGGTGACCGAGGTCGACGACGCCGGTGACCCGGCCAAGGCCGTCTCGGCCGTGAAGGACCTGATCGGCAAGGGCACCAAGATCATCGCCGGCTCGACCGCCTCGGGCGTCGCGCTGCAGGTGGCCCCGCTCGCCGCGCAGAACAAGGTGCTGTTCATCTCCGGTCCGGCCGCCACCGACGCGGTCACCGGGGTCAACAAGTACACGTTCCGCTCGGGCCGGCAGTCGTACCAGGACGTGATGACCGCCAAGTCGTTCATCGGCGACGCGGCCGGCAAGAAGGTCGTGGTCTTCGGGCAGGACAGCGCGTTCGGCAAGAGCAACGAGGCCGCGGTCAAGGCGGTCATCGGCGGCGCCGGCGCGACCGTGACCAGCGTGCTCGCCCCGGCCAGCGCGACGGACTTCACGCCGTTCGCGAGCCAGCTCAAGGCGGCCAAGCCGGACCTGCTCTTCGTCGCCTGGGCCGGCACCACCGCCCCGGCGATGTGGCAGACCCTCGACCAGCAGGGCATCCTCGCCTCCACCACGGTGGTCACCGGTCTCGACATCCGCGCCTCGTGGCCGACGTTCGGCGCGGCCGGTTCGAAGATCTCGTTCCTGTCGCACTACTTCGACGGGGCCAGCGACAACGCGGCCGCCCAGGCGGCGAAGACCGCGGTCGGCGGCACGCTCGACCTGTTCCACCCCGACGGCTTCACGGCGGCCCAGATGGTCGTCCGCGCGGTCCAGGAGGGCGGCGACGACGTCGACAAGATGGTCACCGCGCTCGAGGGCTGGAGCTTCGACGGTGTCAAGGGCAAGGTGACCGTCCGCGCCGAGGACCACGCGCTGCTGCAGCCGATGTTCCAGGCCACGCTGACCGGCAGCGGCGACCAGCTGACCGCGAAGCTCGAGAAGACGCTGACCCCCGAGGAGGTCGCCCCGCCGGCGGCCGCGATGAAGGGCTGA
- a CDS encoding inositol monophosphatase family protein: MDAQLGAQVDALVRETAATVVLPSYRHLQASEISEKGPGEVVTVADRRSEEVLTAGLLDLLPRSVVVGEEAYAADSALLGRLGGDAPTWIVDPIDGTANYASGSGPFCLMVALLDKTGLVASWIYDPVDDLMGHAVAGQGAFLDGARVEPAPPLPADQLRGVAPATYYPADLKAKVERGQSRLGEVSAGQRCAGREYLDLVAGGQQFTMFWRTWPWDHAPGALLVREAGGVVRRLDGADYAVTPEPGQGLLAAIDESTWDTVASALIP, encoded by the coding sequence ATCGACGCTCAACTCGGCGCCCAGGTCGACGCGCTGGTGCGGGAGACCGCCGCCACCGTCGTCCTGCCGTCCTACCGGCATCTGCAGGCTTCGGAGATCAGCGAGAAGGGCCCCGGCGAGGTGGTCACCGTCGCCGACCGCCGGTCCGAGGAGGTGCTCACCGCGGGCCTGCTCGACCTGCTGCCTAGGTCGGTCGTGGTCGGCGAGGAGGCCTACGCGGCCGACTCGGCGCTGCTCGGGCGGCTGGGCGGCGACGCACCGACGTGGATCGTCGACCCGATCGACGGCACCGCCAACTACGCCAGCGGCAGCGGGCCGTTCTGCCTGATGGTGGCGTTGCTGGACAAGACCGGCCTGGTCGCCTCGTGGATCTACGACCCGGTCGACGACCTGATGGGGCACGCCGTCGCCGGCCAGGGTGCGTTCCTCGACGGCGCCCGCGTCGAACCGGCGCCGCCGCTGCCGGCCGACCAGCTCCGCGGCGTCGCGCCCGCTACCTACTACCCGGCGGACCTCAAGGCCAAGGTGGAGCGCGGCCAGTCCCGGTTGGGCGAGGTGTCCGCCGGTCAGCGTTGTGCCGGCCGCGAATACCTGGACCTGGTCGCCGGCGGGCAGCAGTTCACCATGTTCTGGCGCACCTGGCCATGGGACCACGCGCCGGGCGCGCTGCTCGTGCGCGAGGCCGGCGGCGTCGTCCGGCGGCTCGACGGCGCGGACTACGCGGTCACGCCGGAACCCGGCCAGGGCCTGCTGGCGGCCATCGACGAGTCCACATGGGATACCGTCGCGAGCGCACTCATCCCGTGA
- a CDS encoding potassium transporter TrkG — MRRSLQHPARIVPLAFLGAVVIGTLLMMLPAARVEPGATPFVTALFTATSAVCVTGLAVVDTATYWTGFGQVLLTVLSQIGGFGIMALATLLALLVSQRLGLRSRLMAQAEDSSLKMGDVRGLLFRIALTMAVFEGAITVIVGGRFWLAYDYPLGKAAWYGLFHAVQAFNNAGFALFSDSLMGFVDDPWICLPLTIGVIAGSIGFPVLFELFREFGTPSKWSTHTRLTVFGGVVLLVVGFFTILALEWDNPGTLGPLGVGEKMLTAFFQDAMTRSGGFNTVDVGAFHSETLAVSTGLMFIGGGSASTAGGIKLTTFFLLAFVILAELRGEPDVVIGNRRIAESTQRQAVTVALLGVGLVAAGTFALLEATENVAFDAALFEVTSAFATVGLSTGITPQLPTNGQLVLVVLMFIGRVGTIAVGSAIALNTQRRLYRYPEERPIVG, encoded by the coding sequence ATGCGCCGCTCACTGCAGCACCCCGCCCGGATCGTGCCGTTGGCGTTCCTCGGCGCCGTCGTCATCGGCACGCTGCTGATGATGCTGCCGGCGGCGCGGGTCGAGCCCGGCGCGACGCCGTTCGTGACGGCGCTGTTCACCGCCACCTCCGCGGTCTGCGTGACCGGCCTCGCCGTGGTCGACACCGCCACCTACTGGACCGGCTTCGGTCAGGTGCTGCTCACCGTGCTCAGCCAGATCGGCGGCTTCGGCATCATGGCGCTGGCCACCCTGCTCGCGCTGCTGGTGTCGCAGCGGCTCGGGCTGCGCAGCCGGCTGATGGCCCAGGCCGAGGACTCGTCGTTGAAGATGGGCGACGTACGCGGCCTGCTGTTCCGGATCGCGCTGACCATGGCCGTCTTCGAGGGCGCCATCACCGTGATCGTCGGCGGTCGGTTCTGGCTGGCGTACGACTACCCGCTCGGCAAAGCCGCCTGGTACGGCCTGTTCCACGCGGTGCAGGCGTTCAACAACGCCGGTTTCGCGCTGTTCAGCGACTCGCTGATGGGGTTCGTCGACGATCCGTGGATCTGCCTGCCGCTGACCATCGGCGTGATCGCCGGCAGCATCGGCTTCCCGGTGCTGTTCGAGCTGTTCCGCGAGTTCGGCACGCCCTCGAAATGGTCGACGCACACCCGGCTGACCGTCTTCGGTGGCGTCGTCCTGCTGGTCGTCGGCTTCTTCACGATCCTGGCGCTGGAGTGGGACAACCCCGGCACGCTCGGCCCGCTGGGCGTCGGCGAGAAGATGTTGACCGCGTTCTTCCAGGACGCGATGACCCGCTCCGGGGGGTTCAATACGGTCGACGTGGGCGCCTTCCACAGCGAGACGCTCGCCGTGTCGACCGGGCTGATGTTCATCGGCGGCGGCAGCGCCAGCACCGCCGGCGGCATCAAGCTGACCACGTTCTTCCTGCTCGCCTTCGTGATCCTGGCCGAGCTGCGGGGCGAGCCGGACGTCGTGATCGGCAACCGGCGGATCGCGGAGAGCACCCAGCGCCAGGCGGTGACGGTGGCCCTGCTCGGCGTCGGCCTCGTCGCGGCCGGCACGTTCGCGCTGCTCGAGGCGACCGAGAACGTCGCGTTCGACGCGGCGCTCTTCGAGGTGACGTCGGCGTTCGCCACGGTGGGCCTGTCCACCGGCATCACACCCCAGCTGCCGACCAATGGCCAGTTGGTCCTGGTCGTGCTGATGTTCATCGGCCGGGTGGGGACAATCGCGGTAGGGTCGGCGATTGCCCTCAACACCCAGCGCCGGCTGTACCGATACCCGGAGGAGCGACCCATCGTTGGCTGA
- a CDS encoding ABC transporter ATP-binding protein, which produces MLRTQGLTWRVGEVAIVDGVDIALAPGEFLGVIGPNGAGKTSLFNLVSGLRKPTAGTVWLGGDDVTGLPPHRRARRGLGRTFQSSSVFGSLSVRENVRLAVQAHRGGSLALWRRAAAFRDVAEAADQALGRVGLTGRGDALAGTLAHGEKRKLEIALLLAAEPTVLLLDEPMAGVSAEDVPELVAVIRGLTRGAEATGRSVLMVEHHMDVILELADRIAVMHHGALLACDTPDAVMAHQGVQEAYLGEGL; this is translated from the coding sequence GTGCTGCGCACCCAGGGGCTGACCTGGCGGGTGGGCGAGGTGGCGATCGTCGACGGTGTCGACATCGCCCTCGCCCCCGGCGAGTTCCTCGGCGTCATCGGGCCCAACGGCGCCGGCAAGACCTCGTTGTTCAACCTGGTCAGCGGGTTGCGCAAGCCGACCGCGGGCACGGTCTGGCTGGGCGGCGACGACGTCACCGGGCTACCGCCGCACCGCCGGGCGCGGCGGGGCCTGGGTCGCACGTTCCAGTCGTCGTCGGTGTTCGGCTCGCTGTCCGTACGCGAGAACGTGCGGCTCGCCGTCCAGGCGCACCGTGGCGGCTCGCTGGCCCTGTGGCGCCGGGCGGCCGCCTTCCGCGACGTCGCCGAGGCGGCCGACCAGGCACTGGGCCGGGTCGGCCTCACCGGCCGCGGCGACGCCCTGGCCGGCACGCTCGCGCACGGCGAGAAGCGCAAGCTGGAGATCGCGCTGCTGCTCGCCGCGGAGCCCACCGTGCTGCTGCTCGACGAGCCGATGGCCGGTGTCAGCGCGGAGGACGTGCCGGAGCTGGTCGCGGTCATCCGCGGCCTGACCCGGGGTGCGGAAGCCACTGGCCGGTCGGTCCTCATGGTGGAGCACCACATGGACGTGATCCTCGAGCTGGCGGACCGGATCGCCGTCATGCACCACGGCGCGCTGCTCGCCTGCGACACCCCCGACGCCGTGATGGCGCACCAGGGCGTCCAGGAGGCATACCTGGGGGAGGGCCTGTGA
- a CDS encoding TrkA family potassium uptake protein yields the protein MADNGRGDDSVVVIGLGRFGGAVAGSLQQLGHEVLGVDNDPKLVQEWSERLTHVAEADSTDEDALRQLGVADFTHAVVGIGTHMEQSILTVLALVEIGVPHIWAKAISQKHGKILSSVGAHKVIYPESAMGDRVAHLITSRMIDFIEFDDDFALAKTRVPQAAVGKTLAELGLRGKHGVTVVGVKEPGKEFTFATPDMAIPQNALLIVSGTVSKVQKFAATT from the coding sequence TTGGCTGACAACGGACGTGGCGACGACAGCGTCGTGGTGATCGGGCTCGGCCGGTTCGGCGGCGCCGTGGCCGGCTCGCTGCAGCAGCTCGGTCACGAGGTGCTCGGGGTCGACAACGACCCCAAGCTCGTGCAGGAGTGGTCGGAGCGGCTGACCCACGTGGCCGAGGCCGACTCGACCGACGAGGACGCGCTGCGCCAGCTCGGCGTCGCCGACTTCACCCACGCGGTGGTCGGCATCGGCACGCACATGGAGCAGAGCATCCTGACCGTGCTGGCCCTGGTGGAGATCGGCGTGCCGCACATCTGGGCCAAGGCGATCTCACAGAAGCACGGCAAGATCCTGTCGTCGGTCGGCGCCCACAAGGTGATCTACCCGGAGTCGGCGATGGGCGACCGGGTGGCCCACCTGATCACCAGTCGCATGATCGACTTCATCGAGTTCGACGACGACTTCGCGCTGGCCAAGACCCGTGTGCCGCAGGCGGCGGTCGGCAAGACCCTGGCCGAGCTGGGGTTGCGGGGCAAGCACGGAGTCACCGTGGTCGGCGTCAAGGAGCCGGGCAAGGAGTTCACCTTCGCCACCCCGGACATGGCGATCCCGCAGAACGCGCTGCTGATCGTGTCCGGCACGGTCAGCAAGGTGCAGAAGTTCGCCGCGACGACCTAG
- a CDS encoding serine/threonine-protein kinase, protein MGGVGGRYRLVERLGAGGMSVVWRGYDEVLGRQVAVKVLAPSLADDRAFRARIRTEAQSAARLSHPHITNVYDYGESGGVPYVVMELVDGVPLSAVTTPMPWRDAVTIGAEIASALAAAHARGVVHRDVTPGNVMLTPVGAKVLDFGISAVVGEQEVGPDGSLLGTPAYIAPERLDGGQVSAAADVYGLGLLLYRCLTGRLPWPGRSRIELLRAHLHAEPAPLPAIDGLPDEVAELCLRCLAKAPAARPTTVEVRDVLAAAVGHVPRPVSPAPVGGAVETGGTTFLPRTDDPVGGAARGLAPAAGIVTASTTRPRVRQLLTGRRRQVLSTAAAVVVVGAAGIGFAASRGGEPVATTTAALAGPVAAAAEKPSCEVRYALRRDSGRAFDADLTVVNAGRAPVDDWALAFTFPGDQKLTRVASAKLEQKGSAVVLRPAAASAAVPAGGSAGIRLTGNYARSNAFPVEFRLDGEFCVPKISTATTTTHTTTTTTSTTAKQPAVPKPKPKAAPKPPPKKAKDDSSGKGPGPGGHKGKDDEDEDDDD, encoded by the coding sequence ATGGGCGGGGTGGGCGGCCGTTATCGGCTGGTGGAGCGGCTCGGCGCGGGCGGCATGTCCGTGGTCTGGCGTGGGTACGACGAGGTGCTCGGTCGCCAGGTCGCGGTCAAGGTGCTCGCGCCGTCGCTCGCCGACGACCGGGCGTTCCGCGCCCGCATCCGCACCGAGGCCCAGTCGGCCGCGCGGCTGAGCCACCCCCACATCACCAACGTCTACGACTACGGCGAGTCCGGCGGCGTCCCGTACGTCGTGATGGAGCTCGTCGACGGCGTGCCCCTGTCGGCGGTGACCACGCCGATGCCGTGGCGCGACGCGGTGACGATCGGCGCCGAGATCGCGTCGGCGCTGGCCGCCGCACACGCCCGCGGCGTCGTGCACCGCGACGTCACGCCGGGCAACGTCATGCTGACCCCGGTCGGCGCCAAGGTCCTCGACTTCGGCATCTCGGCCGTGGTCGGCGAGCAGGAGGTCGGTCCCGACGGCTCGCTGCTCGGCACGCCGGCCTACATCGCGCCCGAGCGGCTCGACGGCGGTCAGGTCTCGGCCGCGGCCGACGTCTACGGGCTGGGCCTGCTGCTCTACCGGTGCCTCACCGGCCGCCTACCCTGGCCCGGCCGGTCGCGCATCGAACTGCTCCGGGCGCACCTCCACGCCGAGCCGGCGCCGTTGCCCGCCATCGACGGGTTGCCGGACGAGGTGGCCGAGCTGTGCCTGCGCTGCCTGGCCAAGGCCCCCGCCGCCCGGCCGACCACGGTCGAGGTGCGCGACGTGCTGGCCGCCGCGGTCGGGCACGTGCCGCGGCCGGTGTCACCCGCGCCCGTCGGCGGCGCCGTGGAGACCGGCGGCACGACGTTCCTGCCACGGACCGACGATCCCGTCGGCGGGGCGGCGCGCGGGTTGGCGCCCGCCGCAGGCATTGTCACCGCCTCGACGACCCGGCCGCGGGTCCGCCAGCTGCTGACCGGTCGCCGTCGGCAGGTGCTCTCCACCGCGGCGGCGGTGGTCGTGGTCGGCGCCGCGGGCATCGGCTTCGCGGCGAGCCGCGGGGGCGAACCCGTCGCCACGACCACGGCTGCGCTGGCCGGGCCCGTGGCGGCGGCCGCGGAGAAGCCGTCGTGCGAGGTGCGCTATGCGCTGCGCCGTGACTCCGGCCGGGCCTTCGACGCGGACCTGACCGTGGTCAACGCCGGCCGTGCGCCGGTCGACGACTGGGCGCTGGCGTTCACGTTTCCCGGCGACCAGAAGCTGACCCGGGTCGCCTCGGCGAAGCTGGAGCAGAAGGGCAGCGCGGTCGTGCTGCGACCGGCGGCGGCATCGGCCGCGGTGCCGGCCGGTGGCTCGGCCGGCATCCGGCTGACCGGCAACTATGCGCGGTCCAACGCGTTCCCGGTGGAGTTCCGGCTCGACGGCGAGTTCTGCGTGCCGAAGATCTCGACGGCGACCACGACCACCCACACCACCACGACCACCACGTCGACCACGGCGAAGCAGCCGGCCGTGCCCAAGCCGAAGCCCAAGGCGGCGCCGAAGCCGCCGCCCAAAAAGGCAAAGGACGACTCGAGCGGCAAGGGCCCAGGGCCTGGCGGCCACAAGGGCAAGGACGACGAGGACGAGGACGACGACGACTAG
- a CDS encoding branched-chain amino acid ABC transporter permease codes for MSTFVLLTLTGLGLAALYFLVASGLSLVFGLADVLNFAHGLFLSVGAYATWWAAGHLPGAGPTGFGFVLAAAFGVVAGAVVAALVELVLIRPLYSRTIEQVLVTVGLSLAGVALLQATWGADPRPFPRPEWTRGVTGIGGANIPNASLLLVLAAAAVLALLLLFLRFTRVGLVIRAGVENREMVTALGIDVRKAFTLVFAIGGAAAALAGALGGVYFGSVSPAQGGSLLIFAFIVVVIGGMGSVVGSAYAAVAVGLLQQFVNYYGTAGLGDICVVALLAIVLLVRPQGIAGRAVTA; via the coding sequence ATGTCGACGTTCGTGTTGCTCACGCTGACCGGGCTGGGCCTGGCCGCGCTCTACTTCCTCGTGGCGTCCGGGCTGTCGCTGGTCTTCGGGCTGGCCGACGTGCTCAACTTCGCGCACGGGCTGTTCCTCTCGGTCGGCGCGTACGCGACCTGGTGGGCCGCCGGCCATCTGCCGGGCGCCGGGCCGACCGGGTTCGGCTTCGTGCTCGCCGCCGCCTTCGGGGTGGTCGCCGGCGCGGTGGTCGCGGCCCTGGTCGAGCTCGTGCTGATCCGGCCGCTCTACTCCCGGACGATCGAGCAGGTGCTGGTCACCGTCGGCCTGTCGCTGGCCGGGGTCGCGCTGCTCCAGGCGACCTGGGGCGCCGACCCGCGGCCGTTCCCGCGCCCGGAGTGGACCCGCGGCGTCACCGGCATCGGCGGCGCCAACATCCCCAACGCCTCCCTGCTGCTGGTGCTGGCCGCCGCCGCCGTGCTGGCGCTGCTCCTGCTGTTCCTGCGGTTCACCCGCGTGGGCCTGGTGATCCGGGCCGGTGTCGAGAACCGGGAGATGGTCACCGCGCTCGGCATCGACGTGCGCAAGGCGTTCACGCTCGTGTTCGCGATCGGCGGTGCGGCCGCGGCGCTGGCCGGCGCGCTGGGCGGTGTCTACTTCGGATCCGTGTCGCCGGCACAGGGCGGTTCGCTGCTGATCTTCGCGTTCATCGTCGTGGTGATCGGCGGGATGGGATCGGTGGTCGGCTCCGCCTACGCAGCGGTCGCGGTCGGCCTGCTGCAGCAGTTCGTCAACTACTACGGCACCGCCGGGCTCGGCGACATCTGCGTGGTCGCGCTGCTCGCGATCGTGCTGCTGGTCCGGCCGCAGGGCATCGCCGGAAGGGCGGTCACGGCATGA